In Marinibacterium anthonyi, the DNA window GGCGGCAACCAGGTGGACGTGGCGCGCGCCGCCAAGCTGGCCGGCGAACCGCTGGGCAAGGCGGATGCGGCCTTGGTGCGCGCGCAGACCGGTTTTGCCATCGGCGGCGTGTCCCCTGTGGGACACCTGACCCCGATCCGGGCCTGGATCGACCCGCGGCTGATGGAGTTCGACCAGGTCTGGGCAGCTGCCGGCACACCGCACCACGTCTTCCCCGCAACGCCCGCGCAATTGCAGGCGCTCACCGGCGCGCCTATTGGGGCACAGTCAGTCTTTCAGCGGATATCGAAAGAGGGCGGGAGTTCCCGGAAGACCACGGAAACGTCGAATATCAAGGACTTGAAGGAATGAGACCCACGGCCGGAAGCGCTGGGAGGTGTTTTTCCGGTCACGCTGAAAACGCCGTGGAAGGCCCGTCGGAGCCTTCCTGCGACCACCAAGACCTCGGAAGCCCAGAGGCACCTAAAGCCTTTGGCATCCGCGTTAAAACCGGTCTGGGCTCCGGACCCATTGATTTCGGGTTTTTGGCATGATTCAGGCTCCGCAAGGAGACCTGATCGATGAGCAATCTTTATTGGCTGACCGACGCCCAGATGGAGCGTCTGAAGCCGTTCTTTCCCAAGAGCCATGGGAAGCCCCGCGTTGATGATCGCCGCGTCCTTGGTGGCATAATCTTCATCAATCGCAATGGGTTGCGCTGGTGTGACGCACCGAAGGAATACGGCCCGGCCAAGACCCTCTACAACCTTTGGAAGCGCTGGAGCGACAAAGGGGTCTTCGCCCGGATCTTGGTCGGCCTGGCCACTGAGCGTGCCGAGCACAAGACAATCATGATCGACGCGACCTATCTCAAGGCACACCGCACGGCATCACGCCTTGGGGTGAAAAAGGGGGGCGGGGCCGCCAGATCGGGCGCACCAAAGGTGGAGTGAACACCAAGCTGCACGCCGTTGCCGATGCGAAGGGGCGCCCGATCGGGTTCTTCATGTCTGCCGGGCCGGTCACTGATTACACCGGCGCGGCGGCTCTTCTGAGTCGCCTGCCAAAGGCAGGTTGGCTTCTGGCCGATCGGGGCTATGATGCAGATTGGTTCAGAGAAGCGTTGAAAGACAAGGGGATAAAGGTCTGTATTCCGGGCCGGACGTCCCGCAAGACCGCGGTGAAATACGACAAGAGGCGCTACAAACGGCGCAACCGCATCGAGATCATGTTCGGGCGGTTGAAGGATTGCCGGCGCGTTGCAACCCGTTATGACCGCTGCCCGGAAACCTTCTTCTCAGCGATTATGCTCGCCGCAACCGTCTTGTTCTGGCTGTGAAACTCAATGAGTCTGGAGCCTAGGGCCGCTCGATACGGCAACACATCTCGGCATCCGCACAGTCGTGCGGCCCTCGTTTGAGGCGTGGATCGTCGATGTCGGTGCGGGGTCGATCACGGTCGATGGGGCGGACCCTCTGGCCGTTGCGGCGGTGATTGAGCTACTCCCCATCTATTGGACAGGATCTGGCGTAAATTAAGCTACTCGTTGCACCTGCTGATCGGGTTGGTTGATATCATTTCTCTGCCAGTAGACCAGCGCCGGAGGCTGGCCGCCCAGGGCTGAATGCGGGCGCTGGTTGTTGTAGAAGCTCATCCATTTCCGGATGGCCGCTTTCGTCTCCGATCCGGTCTCCCAGGCATGCAGGTAGACGCACTCGTATTTCAGGGTGCGCCACAGCCTCTCGATGAAGATGTTGTCGAGGAACCGGCCTTTCCCATCCATCGATATGCGCACGCTGGACCGGCGGAGCCGATCCGTCCAGGCAAAGGAGGTGAACTGGGATCCCTGATCTGTATTCATTATCTCTGGCGGGCCGAACTTGTGGATGGCCTCGTTCAGCGCCTCGACACAGAAGTCGGCCTCCAGCGTGTTCGAGATCCGCCAGGACAGGACCTTGCGGGTGTGCCAGTCCATGATCGCCACGAGGTATAGGAACCCGCGCCGCATGGGCAGGTAGGTGATATCCGAGCACCAGACCTGGTTCGGGCGTTCCACCCGCAGACCTCTGAGCAGGTAGGGATAGGTCTTGTGGCCCTTCGTCGGCCTGCTCGTGTTGGGCTTCTCGTAAATCGGCATTAGCCCCATCAGGCGCATCAGTCGCCGGATGCGCTTCTCGTTCACAAGGTGTCCGTCGTTACGCAGATGCCAGGTCATCTGCCGAACGCCGAAGAACGGCGTCTCCAGGAACTGCTCGTCGATCCGCCGCATCAGGCCGAGGTTCCGCTCAGACTCGCCCTTGGGCGTGTAGTAGAAAGACGAGCGCGCGATCGACAGCAGCTTGCACTGCTGGCCGATCGACAGGTCCGGGTGGTCCGGCTCGATCATGCCGCGCCTCACTTCCCGCCCCAGGGCTTCAGCTTTCGTTCCAAAAAAGAGTTGGCCACCGCCAGCTCCCCGATCTTGGCGTGGAGCTCCTTCACCTGCTCCTCGTCAATCTCGGGCTTCTTGCGGCCCCCGCGCTCGAACACACCGGAGGCGCCTTCGAGCAGGGCTCGCTTCCATTGATGGATCATCGTCGGATGCACCCCGAACCGGCTTGCCAGCTCGGCGGCCGTCTCCTCGCCTTTCAGGGCTTCCAGCGCGACCTTCGCCTTGAACTCAGGCGCGTGCTGCTTCCGTTTCGACATCTCTGATCTCCTTCTCGTCGAAGATCAGCAGACTGCAAATCGTAGCTTATGTCAGTGTCCGAATTTCGGGGGGTAGCTCAGATGGCCGCGCTGTCGGCCGAGTTCGCGGATCGGAGCGGGCCGGGCGATCAGGGGCGCGCCGGATGGGCTGCATTCCTGGTCGGGCTGGGGCTGCATGAGATCGTCAACGCCGACGTCTGATCCCTCCACCTGAGCCACAAGTCACCTATAACCGCGCTTGAACGGCCTTTGAAACAGCCCTTAGGCGAAAAGTCGTTTGCTGCAAACTTCGCTGTCAATCACTGCAAACTTCGCTGTCACGCTACAATCACTGCAAATGTTGGGGGACAGTCAGTCTTTCAGCGGATACCGGAAGAGGACGAGAGTTCCCGGAAGACGGTGGATGCGCGAGGTATCAAGGACTTGAAGGATTGACGTCGTCCGGAAACTGCGCCGAAACATGTTTTTCTCAACACCCCGCACAGGGCGCAAAAGCGGGTAACAGTGCCTCAGAACGCCATCCAAAGGCCACGGAACCGCAGCGCGCCTAAACCCTTTTGAAACTTCGATAAAACGGGACTCAGAAGGCCCATTATGTTCACTTTGAACGGTGCTGAAGGGCCCAGGAAGTGGGACGCGAGGCGCCCACTTCTTTTTCGGCGTCCCACTTCCCGGTTTTTTCTTTCCGATACAGATACTTACTGAGTTCTCCGGATGCCCAAAGCGAGCGGGGAAGTGGGACGCGATTTAAGAAATTTCCTGAGAGCAATCGCCGTTTGGCACAAGCGCGAAGGGAGGAAAGAGGTGGCCAACAAGACTGCGGCTGGACCTCGAATTCTGAACAGCTACACTTACGGGCGCACGCTGCGCCTCACCATCACAGTTGCGGCTGGACCTCGAATTCTGAACAGCTACACTGGCCTCTTGCTCCTGCGTCGGGCCTCGCAGTTGCGGCTGGACCTCGAATTCTGAACAGCTACACTGCCATTACCCTGGCTATCGCCGTGCCCGTCGTTGCGGCTGGACCTCGAATTCTGAACAGCTACACTTCCTGACACCGACCCAGATGGCGCTTGCCTGTTGCGGCTGGACCTCGAATTCTGAACAGCTACACTCTGCAGCCTGGCTTCTCGTCGTGCGCCCAAGTTGCGGCTGGACCTCGAATTCTGAACAGCTACACTCTCGCAGAAGCGCGCCGCCTTCGCGAGGAAGTTGCGGCTGGACCTCGAATTCTGAACAGCTACACTCCCGTGCCATGCGCCTGGAAAGCATCGAAGTTGCGGCTGGATCTCGAATTCTGAACAGCTACACTAGGGACGGGCGCAGCCGGGGCGGCAGGGCGGTTGCGGCTGGACCTCGAATTCTGAACAGCTACACTTCCACCGCTTCATCAAAGTCGGTGGCGACAGTTGCGGCTGGACCTCGAATTCTGAACAGCTACACTCCCGACCAGCCGGGCAACATAGGATAGACCGTTGCGGCTGGACCTCGAATTCTGAACAGCTACACTCGTTCCTCTTCCAAGCACCTGAAACAACAGAGGTTCTGGAAGAGGGCGGGCAAAGCAATCTGGACAATTCCCATCAGAACAGCGCCAGTTGTTCCGGATTCTGCCTAGCCGACCTTCGGCCCTGATCCGAAAAATGCACGATATCACGATATTGCCGGTCGGTGAAGTTGAGGATTTGGATGTCGCCTTTACTGGGCAGGTGCCGCTCGATTCTGTTCACTCGGGTTTGGAAAGCTTCCTTACCGTTAACGAACCGAGCATAAACCG includes these proteins:
- a CDS encoding Transposase codes for the protein MNTKLHAVADAKGRPIGFFMSAGPVTDYTGAAALLSRLPKAGWLLADRGYDADWFREALKDKGIKVCIPGRTSRKTAVKYDKRRYKRRNRIEIMFGRLKDCRRVATRYDRCPETFFSAIMLAATVLFWL
- a CDS encoding Transposase → MSNLYWLTDAQMERLKPFFPKSHGKPRVDDRRVLGGIIFINRNGLRWCDAPKEYGPAKTLYNLWKRWSDKGVFARILVGLATERAEHKTIMIDATYLKAHRTASRLGVKKGGGAARSGAPKVE
- a CDS encoding Transposase; translation: MSKRKQHAPEFKAKVALEALKGEETAAELASRFGVHPTMIHQWKRALLEGASGVFERGGRKKPEIDEEQVKELHAKIGELAVANSFLERKLKPWGGK
- the cas2 gene encoding CRISPR-associated endoribonuclease Cas2, yielding MTTAHAFLSGYRIMWILVMFDLPTDTKPQRKAATGFRNFLLDEGFERSQFSVYARFVNGKEAFQTRVNRIERHLPSKGDIQILNFTDRQYRDIVHFSDQGRRSARQNPEQLALF
- the ybaK gene encoding Cys-tRNA(Pro)/Cys-tRNA(Cys) deacylase YbaK, which gives rise to MSKSKKRVRAALDAAGLTVEIVETPLARTAADAAAALGVAVDQIAKSIIFRGEDSGTAVLFLTAGGNQVDVARAAKLAGEPLGKADAALVRAQTGFAIGGVSPVGHLTPIRAWIDPRLMEFDQVWAAAGTPHHVFPATPAQLQALTGAPIGAQSVFQRISKEGGSSRKTTETSNIKDLKE
- a CDS encoding putative transposase OrfB gives rise to the protein MIEPDHPDLSIGQQCKLLSIARSSFYYTPKGESERNLGLMRRIDEQFLETPFFGVRQMTWHLRNDGHLVNEKRIRRLMRLMGLMPIYEKPNTSRPTKGHKTYPYLLRGLRVERPNQVWCSDITYLPMRRGFLYLVAIMDWHTRKVLSWRISNTLEADFCVEALNEAIHKFGPPEIMNTDQGSQFTSFAWTDRLRRSSVRISMDGKGRFLDNIFIERLWRTLKYECVYLHAWETGSETKAAIRKWMSFYNNQRPHSALGGQPPALVYWQRNDINQPDQQVQRVA